One region of Spiroplasma endosymbiont of Asaphidion curtum genomic DNA includes:
- the ileS gene encoding isoleucine--tRNA ligase, producing the protein MRDWKSTLLMPQTMFEMRANLKDKELYYQQKWQKEQLWSQILLKNEFGKKFILHDGPPYANGSIHVGHALNKILKDIIVRNRSFNGYYAPLLFGWDTHGLPVETAVTKLNIEWKKSDPVLFRNKCYEYAQEQITIQKQQFAHLGLLNIPNDEYITCVPTYEGYQIDFLIMMIEQKLIYRGLKPVYWSPSSQTALAEAEVEYMEKTSPSIFVACDLKAGNGILDNDVRLVVWTTTPWTLTSNQFIAVGKDIEYVVINSNQGKLVVAKELLAKVSEQCQLLDVKVVKQLIGANLVGITYFHPLYSNIINKVVLGHHITLTEGTALVHTACGFGVDDFIIGQQNNTTPIVSVDNAGYFTDVINDKQLQGKFYEDTNKIITTRLKADNKLLALSFIKHSYPHDWRTKKPIIYRATEQWFVAISAIKSQLLEQINQVKYLPVWGQERMRQMIAHRDDWCISRQRLWGVPITILYGEDNKPIYDVVLIKHFRDLIAQYGTAIWWSWPLDKLLPKNYAHHQAPNGKFRKETDIMDVWFDSGISHWNLWQQKHWKYPVDLYLEGSDQFRGWFNSSLTTGVISPLKRVPYEQVIIHGFINDEKGKKMSKSLGNVVDPLEVCTTYGSDILRLWVSSVDYTDEMKIGNDILKQVSENYRKIRNTMRFMLGNLFDFKLEHIVKEYEIVDQYLLVKTQEYHHATQVAYNNYDFNEVYVLTNNFIVNSLSAFYLDFTKDILYIEEANSMRRKQVQTTIYYILQTILFNLAPILVHTCEEVYEHLPLANKLSSIHLMDMVVLPTFENISEIKNIGYKLLQLREDVNKALELARNEKVIGKSLQAQVIMQLNDNYQELAAINNLGQMFIISELIVSKNLSVGVQYPTAKIAVKLKLGDKCVRCWMIVSVMIDELCSRCQKVISKLEENK; encoded by the coding sequence ATGCGTGATTGAAAAAGTACTTTGTTAATGCCACAAACTATGTTTGAAATGCGAGCTAATTTAAAAGATAAAGAATTGTATTATCAACAAAAGTGGCAAAAAGAACAATTATGGTCACAGATTTTATTAAAAAATGAATTTGGTAAAAAGTTTATTTTACATGATGGGCCACCTTATGCTAATGGTAGTATTCATGTTGGTCATGCTTTGAATAAAATTTTAAAAGATATTATTGTGCGAAATCGTAGTTTTAATGGTTATTATGCGCCATTACTATTTGGTTGGGATACACATGGACTGCCAGTTGAAACAGCAGTTACTAAGTTAAATATTGAGTGAAAAAAATCAGATCCAGTTTTATTTCGTAATAAGTGTTATGAATATGCTCAAGAGCAAATAACAATTCAAAAGCAACAATTTGCCCACTTGGGGTTATTAAATATTCCTAATGATGAATATATTACTTGTGTTCCTACATATGAAGGTTATCAGATTGATTTTTTAATAATGATGATTGAACAAAAGCTTATTTATCGGGGATTAAAACCCGTATATTGGTCACCAAGTAGTCAAACAGCGTTAGCTGAAGCAGAAGTAGAATATATGGAAAAGACATCACCAAGTATTTTTGTTGCTTGTGATTTGAAAGCTGGTAATGGTATTTTAGATAATGATGTGCGATTAGTAGTATGAACGACAACACCGTGAACATTAACTAGTAATCAATTTATTGCTGTTGGTAAAGATATTGAATATGTTGTTATTAACTCAAACCAAGGTAAATTAGTCGTTGCTAAGGAATTATTAGCAAAAGTTAGTGAACAATGTCAGTTATTAGATGTTAAAGTTGTTAAACAATTAATTGGTGCTAATTTAGTTGGTATTACTTATTTTCATCCGTTATATAGCAATATTATTAATAAAGTAGTTTTAGGACATCATATTACTTTAACTGAGGGAACAGCATTAGTTCATACTGCTTGTGGTTTTGGAGTTGATGATTTTATTATTGGTCAACAAAATAATACAACGCCAATTGTTAGTGTTGATAATGCTGGTTATTTTACTGATGTAATTAATGATAAACAATTACAAGGTAAATTTTATGAAGATACTAATAAAATTATTACTACAAGATTAAAAGCTGACAATAAATTATTAGCTTTATCTTTTATTAAACATTCTTATCCTCATGATTGAAGAACTAAAAAGCCAATTATTTATCGAGCAACTGAACAATGGTTTGTTGCTATTAGTGCTATTAAATCACAATTATTGGAACAAATTAATCAAGTTAAATATTTACCAGTTTGAGGCCAAGAAAGAATGCGTCAGATGATTGCGCATCGTGATGATTGATGTATTTCGCGTCAAAGATTATGGGGAGTGCCGATTACTATTTTATATGGTGAAGATAATAAACCGATTTATGATGTTGTATTAATTAAACATTTTCGTGATTTAATTGCTCAATATGGAACAGCAATTTGATGAAGTTGACCATTAGATAAGTTATTGCCAAAAAATTATGCTCATCATCAAGCCCCTAATGGTAAGTTTCGCAAAGAAACTGATATTATGGATGTTTGATTTGATAGTGGAATTTCGCATTGAAATTTGTGACAACAAAAGCATTGAAAATATCCTGTGGATCTTTATTTAGAAGGTAGTGACCAGTTTCGAGGATGATTCAATTCTTCATTAACAACAGGTGTTATTAGTCCGTTAAAACGAGTTCCTTATGAACAAGTAATTATTCATGGATTTATTAATGATGAAAAAGGGAAAAAAATGTCAAAATCATTAGGTAATGTTGTTGATCCTTTGGAAGTATGTACTACTTATGGTAGTGATATTTTGCGATTATGAGTTTCATCGGTTGATTACACTGATGAAATGAAAATAGGTAATGATATTTTAAAACAAGTTAGTGAGAACTATCGTAAAATTCGTAATACAATGCGTTTTATGTTAGGAAATTTATTTGATTTTAAATTAGAACATATTGTTAAGGAGTATGAAATAGTTGACCAGTATTTATTAGTTAAAACTCAAGAATATCATCATGCAACACAAGTAGCATATAATAATTATGATTTTAATGAAGTATATGTGTTAACAAACAATTTTATTGTTAATAGTCTTTCAGCATTTTATCTTGATTTTACTAAAGATATCTTATATATTGAAGAAGCAAATAGTATGCGTCGAAAACAAGTACAAACAACAATTTATTATATTTTACAAACAATATTATTTAATTTGGCACCAATTTTAGTTCATACTTGTGAAGAAGTTTATGAGCATTTACCGTTAGCAAATAAGTTATCTTCAATTCATTTAATGGATATGGTTGTATTGCCAACATTTGAAAATATTAGTGAAATTAAAAATATCGGATATAAACTTTTACAATTACGCGAAGATGTTAATAAGGCATTAGAATTGGCAAGAAATGAAAAGGTTATTGGTAAGTCCTTACAAGCTCAAGTTATTATGCAGTTAAATGATAATTATCAAGAGTTAGCAGCAATAAATAATTTAGGACAAATGTTTATTATTAGTGAGTTAATTGTTAGTAAAAATTTAAGTGTCGGTGTTCAATATCCAACGGCTAAAATTGCAGTAAAATTAAAACTTGGTGATAAGTGTGTTCGTTGTTGAATGATTGTGAGTGTTATGATTGATGAACTTTGTTCTCGTTGTCAAAAGGTTATTAGTAAATTAGAGGAAAATAAATAA
- the lspA gene encoding signal peptidase II, translating into MNRHLKQWKNSVEEYFSNYTWNLKKKLLLLVSIFILILIDFIIKNVVINNLNENEMVNFLPGFIQIELVYNTGAAFGIGAENPELMVVVQSIIILLILVGFLFAQTTMMNIGLALIVAGALSNFGDRFSNQNVEWGVVDYFSWQLFPPYSIFNIADMFVVGGTIVIIFAIILTPITSYWEQ; encoded by the coding sequence ATGAATCGTCATTTAAAACAATGAAAAAATTCAGTTGAGGAATATTTCAGTAATTATACTTGAAATTTAAAGAAAAAATTATTATTGTTAGTAAGTATTTTTATTCTTATTTTAATTGATTTTATAATTAAAAATGTTGTTATTAATAATTTAAATGAAAATGAAATGGTTAATTTTTTACCAGGATTTATTCAAATTGAGTTAGTATATAATACAGGAGCTGCTTTTGGAATTGGTGCTGAAAATCCTGAATTAATGGTTGTTGTGCAAAGTATTATTATTTTGTTAATTTTAGTAGGATTTTTATTTGCACAAACAACAATGATGAATATTGGTTTGGCATTAATTGTTGCTGGTGCATTAAGTAATTTTGGTGATCGGTTTTCAAATCAAAATGTTGAATGGGGTGTTGTTGATTATTTTTCTTGACAATTATTTCCACCATATTCAATTTTTAATATTGCGGATATGTTTGTTGTTGGTGGAACAATTGTAATTATTTTTGCAATTATTTTAACACCAATAACTAGTTATTGAGAACAATAA
- a CDS encoding RluA family pseudouridine synthase — MEKKLVIIVEEAPSIKRIDKYLQLKFSSVKGLSLSQIQKLITNEKVIVNNQIITNNYNVKQDDVITVNFQEEKSWQGKNLDKKDLDIVYEDEYLLVINKPKNLVVHPGVGNWDNTLVNILLAKDIKLSDNDVARPGIVHRLDKNTTGLLIIAKCNSVHQQLTNQLQNKSLTRKYFALVRGIINKESGFIDGPIGRDPKNRKRMAIVFKNSKPAQTKFNVIKRFLESNITFLECELLTGRTHQIRVHLSSIKHPILGDHLYGIKQDLDEPYEQYLHAHEIAFIHPISGKKMQLNCELPESFKTRLDSLQ; from the coding sequence ATGGAAAAGAAATTAGTTATTATTGTTGAAGAAGCACCAAGTATTAAAAGAATTGATAAGTATTTGCAATTAAAATTTTCTTCGGTTAAAGGTCTTTCTCTTAGTCAAATTCAAAAATTAATTACTAATGAAAAAGTTATTGTTAATAATCAAATTATTACTAATAACTATAATGTTAAGCAAGACGATGTGATTACAGTTAATTTTCAAGAAGAGAAATCTTGACAAGGCAAAAATCTTGATAAAAAAGATTTAGATATTGTTTATGAAGATGAGTATTTATTAGTAATAAATAAACCAAAAAATCTTGTTGTTCATCCCGGAGTTGGCAATTGAGATAATACACTAGTTAATATTTTATTAGCTAAAGATATTAAATTATCTGATAATGATGTCGCAAGACCAGGTATTGTGCATCGTTTAGATAAAAATACAACAGGATTACTTATTATTGCTAAATGTAATTCTGTTCATCAACAGTTAACTAATCAGTTACAAAATAAATCTTTAACTAGAAAGTATTTTGCTCTTGTTCGTGGTATTATTAACAAAGAGAGTGGTTTTATTGATGGCCCCATTGGTCGTGATCCTAAAAATCGTAAACGAATGGCGATTGTTTTTAAAAATAGTAAACCAGCTCAAACTAAATTTAATGTTATTAAAAGATTTTTAGAAAGTAATATTACTTTTCTTGAATGTGAGTTATTAACAGGAAGAACACATCAAATCCGTGTTCACTTAAGTTCTATTAAACATCCTATTTTAGGAGATCATTTATATGGAATTAAACAAGATTTAGATGAACCTTATGAACAATATTTACATGCTCATGAGATTGCGTTTATTCATCCTATTAGTGGTAAGAAAATGCAGTTGAATTGTGAATTACCAGAATCTTTTAAAACAAGGTTAGATAGTTTACAATAG
- a CDS encoding ferritin-like domain-containing protein, which produces MNPNILSLLNKYADDHNKLQLDCYVMSSVSNTLGFPGASTWFQIQAQDEVLHTRKIYNYLIGRDEILIVNPIQPEEHNEKSLLELMEKYLNYKLQFIEKTNTLIAACQETKDFLTIKFLDWFLIDFYEEIELAKTYIDKIKMSNNNYYGIDKYLSKREEPDTLKVIVPYSVK; this is translated from the coding sequence ATGAATCCCAATATTCTTAGTCTATTAAATAAATATGCTGATGACCATAATAAACTACAATTAGATTGTTATGTAATGTCTTCGGTTAGTAATACGCTTGGATTTCCCGGAGCAAGTACTTGATTTCAAATTCAAGCACAAGATGAAGTCTTACATACAAGAAAAATATATAATTATTTAATTGGTCGTGATGAAATACTTATTGTTAATCCAATCCAACCAGAAGAACATAACGAAAAAAGTCTATTAGAATTAATGGAAAAATATCTGAATTACAAACTACAATTTATTGAAAAAACTAATACTCTAATTGCAGCGTGTCAAGAAACTAAGGATTTCTTAACAATTAAATTTCTTGATTGATTCCTAATTGATTTCTATGAAGAAATTGAACTCGCAAAAACCTATATTGATAAGATTAAGATGTCTAATAATAACTATTATGGTATTGATAAGTACCTTTCTAAACGAGAAGAACCTGATACTCTAAAAGTTATTGTTCCCTATAGTGTCAAGTAA
- the rnhC gene encoding ribonuclease HIII — MMATYSLQLSEENKNQVITYYDAYKVPVNNPNIIAKYKYHNITILLYRSLKIVFQGSNDEEVKTQWNKWKPDMILKEQISIIGSDESGVGDFFGPLVVTACYIKEKDLALIKSLKIRDSKVLSTMQINIIAKQLIQQLEYSTIIINNRQYNKLYETYQNSHILKTIGHHQVIRKLANKVNCKKVIIDQFVNKKKYEEYLKILNVTDNDLKLSFTTQAEDKFLAVGCAAIISRYFFLKSIKQLEQEYSRIFPLGASTIVDKAIEKIKQDGIQDKAIDFGKLHFINWKKVVK; from the coding sequence ATGATGGCAACTTACAGTTTACAACTGAGTGAAGAAAATAAAAACCAAGTAATAACCTATTATGATGCCTATAAAGTGCCTGTTAATAATCCTAACATTATTGCTAAATACAAATACCATAATATAACTATTTTATTATATCGTTCTTTAAAAATAGTTTTCCAAGGTAGTAACGACGAAGAAGTTAAAACACAATGAAACAAATGAAAACCAGATATGATATTAAAAGAACAAATTAGTATTATTGGCAGTGATGAATCAGGCGTTGGTGATTTTTTTGGCCCCTTAGTAGTAACAGCCTGTTATATTAAAGAAAAAGATTTAGCACTAATTAAATCATTAAAAATTCGTGATTCTAAAGTGTTATCAACAATGCAAATTAATATTATCGCTAAACAATTAATCCAACAATTAGAATATAGTACTATCATCATTAATAACCGTCAATACAATAAGTTATATGAAACATATCAAAACAGTCATATTTTAAAAACCATTGGTCATCATCAAGTAATAAGAAAACTTGCCAATAAAGTTAACTGTAAAAAAGTAATTATTGACCAATTTGTTAACAAAAAAAAATATGAAGAATATTTGAAAATTCTTAATGTCACCGATAATGACTTAAAGTTATCATTTACGACTCAGGCCGAAGATAAATTTCTTGCTGTCGGATGTGCCGCCATTATTAGTCGTTACTTTTTTTTAAAAAGTATTAAACAACTAGAACAAGAATATAGTCGGATTTTTCCTTTGGGTGCTAGTACAATTGTTGACAAAGCTATTGAGAAAATAAAACAAGATGGTATTCAAGATAAGGCAATCGATTTTGGAAAATTACATTTTATAAATTGAAAAAAAGTAGTAAAATAA
- a CDS encoding holo-ACP synthase, translated as MGIDIVSIKRMQLKKSFINKVLHLEEISYLQTIKSESEKKQFLAGRWALKEALYKAINNANEILPFCEVNIQLVNKQLQWIGFERNSWLSISHEKEYAVGMVILTL; from the coding sequence GTGGGAATTGATATTGTTAGCATTAAACGAATGCAATTAAAAAAATCATTTATTAATAAAGTATTACATTTAGAAGAAATTAGTTATTTACAAACAATTAAAAGTGAAAGCGAAAAAAAACAATTTTTAGCAGGAAGATGAGCATTAAAAGAAGCATTGTATAAAGCAATAAATAATGCTAATGAGATTTTACCTTTTTGCGAAGTTAATATTCAATTAGTAAATAAACAATTGCAATGGATTGGATTTGAACGTAATAGTTGATTATCAATTAGTCATGAAAAAGAATATGCTGTTGGAATGGTGATATTAACATTATAA
- a CDS encoding single-stranded DNA-binding protein — MLNNLVLVGRIINPPEIINNQAGEKTSKMMRLTITITRPFKNKLGHYDEDYLVIKVWNNLIADIVSFLVVDTMVAIKGRIQSFQYKDNENHYLEIIADRIMHVGHYILE; from the coding sequence ATGTTAAATAATCTTGTTTTAGTAGGAAGAATTATTAATCCGCCAGAAATTATTAATAATCAAGCTGGTGAAAAAACATCAAAAATGATGCGATTAACTATTACTATAACCCGACCTTTTAAAAATAAATTAGGTCATTATGATGAAGATTATCTTGTTATTAAAGTATGAAATAATTTAATTGCTGATATCGTATCATTTTTAGTAGTTGATACAATGGTCGCAATTAAAGGTAGAATTCAATCATTTCAATATAAAGATAATGAAAATCATTATTTAGAAATTATTGCTGATCGAATAATGCATGTTGGTCATTATATTCTTGAATAG
- a CDS encoding IS30 family transposase: MGYKHLGIYERIYIENQLKFKVKISEIAKNLNRSISTIIREVNRNKDSNHYFSLIAQNKAENRKQSHVYFHKFKNRELVKYVQQKLLLGWSPEQIYGRIKNFHKEWIISFKTIYNWIYSGLLEKVTNKNLRRKGKKRKSQENRGKFNGKSIKERNINVNNRITVGHWEGDTVVSSRGKSKSCLITLVERTSRFTLAMLVENRTTKVVNENISHYLSILPNNLVKTITFDRGKEFSNWQQLEKNLNVKIYFANAYSPWQRGTNENTNGLIREKFPKKFNFSNTTKNAVHKFILSLNQRPRKILNYLSPIEYLVRKII; this comes from the coding sequence ATGGGTTACAAACATCTTGGCATATATGAAAGAATTTATATTGAGAATCAATTGAAGTTTAAAGTAAAAATTAGTGAAATAGCTAAAAATCTTAATCGAAGTATTAGTACTATTATTCGAGAAGTCAATAGAAATAAAGATAGTAATCATTATTTTTCATTAATTGCACAAAATAAAGCAGAAAACAGAAAACAATCACATGTTTATTTTCATAAGTTTAAAAATAGAGAATTAGTAAAATATGTACAACAAAAATTACTATTAGGTTGATCGCCTGAACAAATTTATGGCAGAATTAAAAATTTTCATAAAGAATGAATTATTAGTTTTAAAACAATTTACAATTGAATTTATTCTGGATTACTTGAAAAAGTTACTAATAAAAATTTAAGAAGAAAAGGTAAGAAACGAAAATCTCAAGAAAATCGCGGTAAATTTAATGGTAAATCAATTAAAGAACGAAATATTAATGTTAATAATCGTATAACTGTTGGTCATTGAGAAGGTGATACTGTAGTATCATCACGAGGTAAAAGTAAATCATGTTTAATAACTTTAGTTGAAAGAACATCAAGATTTACTTTAGCAATGTTAGTTGAAAATAGAACTACTAAAGTTGTTAACGAAAACATTAGCCATTATTTATCAATTCTTCCAAATAATCTTGTTAAGACTATAACATTTGATAGGGGTAAAGAATTTTCTAATTGACAACAACTTGAAAAAAATTTAAATGTGAAAATTTATTTTGCTAATGCGTATTCGCCTTGACAAAGAGGTACTAATGAAAATACTAATGGTTTAATTAGAGAAAAATTTCCTAAAAAATTTAATTTTTCAAATACTACTAAAAATGCAGTTCATAAATTTATATTGTCTTTAAACCAAAGACCAAGAAAAATACTAAATTATCTTTCACCAATCGAATATTTGGTTAGAAAAATAATTTAG
- a CDS encoding IS5 family transposase (programmed frameshift), translating to MKFDKFNFINDKELLRLTGIKQSTFNKMLNILKEAELKKFKRGGKNNKLSLENRLLMTLSYWREYRTYFHLGKSFDISEASCYRNIKWIEDILIKHPDFQQLAGKKALINDYFNDKTIIIDATETPIQRPKKGQKQSYSGKKKKHTIKTQVIIEKESKIIIATNFSLGKKHDFCLFKESKIPILKNTKLIVDNGYQGIQKIHSNVLIPKKKTKKNPLNKEQKHNNKLISKMRIIIENIFAILKKFKIITEKYRNRRKRFSLRFNLIASIYNLQL from the exons ATGAAATTTGATAAATTTAATTTTATTAATGATAAAGAATTATTACGATTAACTGGAATAAAGCAAAGTACTTTTAATAAAATGTTAAATATTTTAAAAGAAGCTGAGTTAAAAAAGTTTAAAAGAGGTGGTAAAAATAATAAATTATCATTAGAAAATAGATTATTGATGACTTTATCATATTGACGAGAATATCGTACTTATTTTCATCTTGGTAAAAGTTTTGATATTAGTGAAGCTAGTTGTTATCGAAATATCAAGTGAATTGAAGATATTTTAATCAAACATCCTGATTTTCAACAACTTGCTGGTAAAAAAGCATTAATAAATGATTATTTTAATGATAAAACAATTATTATTGATGCTACAGAAACACCCATTCAACGCCCAAAAAAAG GACAAAAACAATCTTATTCAGGAAAAAAGAAAAAACACACTATTAAAACACAAGTAATTATTGAAAAAGAAAGCAAAATAATTATTGCAACAAATTTTTCTCTCGGTAAAAAGCATGATTTTTGTTTATTTAAAGAATCAAAAATCCCAATTTTAAAAAATACTAAATTAATAGTTGATAATGGTTATCAAGGAATACAAAAAATTCATAGTAATGTTCTAATACCTAAGAAAAAAACAAAGAAAAACCCTTTAAATAAAGAACAAAAACATAATAATAAATTAATTTCAAAAATGAGAATTATTATTGAAAATATTTTTGCTATTCTTAAAAAATTTAAAATTATTACTGAAAAATATCGTAATCGTAGAAAACGATTTAGTTTAAGATTTAATTTAATTGCTTCAATTTATAATTTGCAATTATAG
- a CDS encoding ATP-binding cassette domain-containing protein, which produces MENNNYAISISGLTKRFKKQVAVNNITIKVNSGKIHGFIGPNGSGKTTTIKCLIGSIIPNSGEIQIDGKDATLSVAKEVLEYIPENARFPTHLSTYKNLTWMSFLRGNDWKKVKRKQKHH; this is translated from the coding sequence ATGGAAAATAATAATTATGCAATTTCTATTAGTGGGTTAACCAAAAGGTTTAAAAAACAAGTTGCTGTTAATAACATTACTATTAAAGTAAATAGTGGTAAAATTCATGGTTTTATTGGACCTAATGGTAGTGGAAAAACAACAACAATTAAATGTTTAATCGGTTCAATTATTCCTAATAGTGGTGAAATACAAATTGATGGTAAAGATGCTACACTGTCAGTAGCTAAAGAAGTTTTGGAATATATTCCTGAAAATGCTCGTTTTCCAACGCACTTATCAACATATAAAAATTTAACTTGAATGAGTTTTTTACGAGGAAACGATTGAAAAAAAGTAAAAAGGAAGCAAAAGCATCATTAG
- the pfkA gene encoding 6-phosphofructokinase, producing MAKLMKKVAILTSGGDAPGMNNAVAQIIKKAIANNILPYIVRDGYEGLTQGWIEETNEDFARKIVNHGGTAIGTTRYPEFAKEEVRQRAINNLKQLEINSLIVIGGDGSYQGANLLAVMGLNCIGLPGTIDNDIVSSDFTIGFDTALNTVIEAIDRVRDTNESHNRCGIIEVMGRYCGDIAMLAGIGSGVEIISTSENKLTEEEIIQQTKKCYEKKYRSVIILVTEKLYDVHQLAKEVEKGSGYVTRATVLGHIQRGGIPTAMDRYLGTILGIEAIKQLIAGNTGICIGLSGNGLQSYSFAKALAMKRK from the coding sequence ATGGCAAAATTGATGAAAAAAGTTGCTATATTAACTTCTGGAGGCGATGCTCCAGGAATGAATAATGCGGTAGCACAAATAATTAAAAAGGCAATAGCAAATAATATCCTGCCTTACATTGTTAGGGATGGTTATGAAGGTTTAACACAAGGTTGAATTGAAGAAACTAATGAAGATTTTGCAAGAAAAATTGTTAATCACGGGGGAACAGCGATTGGTACCACTCGTTATCCTGAATTTGCAAAGGAAGAAGTAAGACAACGAGCGATTAATAATTTAAAACAATTAGAAATTAATAGTTTAATTGTTATTGGTGGTGATGGTAGTTATCAAGGTGCTAATTTATTAGCAGTAATGGGATTAAATTGCATTGGTTTGCCGGGAACAATAGATAATGATATTGTATCAAGTGATTTTACTATTGGTTTTGATACGGCATTAAATACCGTTATTGAAGCAATTGACCGTGTTCGCGATACTAATGAATCTCATAATCGTTGTGGAATTATTGAAGTTATGGGTCGTTATTGTGGTGATATTGCGATGCTGGCAGGAATTGGTAGTGGTGTGGAAATTATTAGTACATCAGAAAATAAATTGACAGAAGAAGAAATTATTCAACAAACTAAAAAATGCTATGAGAAAAAGTATCGTTCGGTAATTATTCTTGTAACGGAAAAACTTTATGATGTTCATCAATTGGCGAAAGAAGTTGAAAAAGGTAGTGGTTATGTTACGCGAGCAACGGTCTTAGGACATATTCAAAGAGGCGGTATACCAACAGCAATGGATCGCTATTTAGGAACAATTTTAGGAATTGAAGCTATTAAGCAATTAATTGCTGGTAATACTGGGATTTGTATTGGATTAAGTGGAAATGGTTTACAAAGTTATTCTTTTGCTAAAGCATTAGCAATGAAACGAAAATAA
- a CDS encoding IS30 family transposase translates to MGYKHLGIYERIYIENQLKFKVKISEIAKNLNRSISTIIREVNRNKDSNHYFSLIAQNKAENRKQSHVYFHKFKNRELVKYVQQKLLLGWSPEQIYGRIKNFHKEWIISFKTIYNWIYSGLLEKVTNKNLRRKGKKRKSQENRGKFNGKSIKERNINVNNRITVGHWEGDTVVSSRGKNKSCLITLVERTSRFTLAMLVENRTTKVVNENISHYLSILPNNLVKTITFDRGKEFSNWQQLEKNLNVKIYFANAYSPWQRDTNENTNGLIREKFPKKFNFSNTTKNAVHKFILSLNQRPRKILNYLSPIEYLVRKII, encoded by the coding sequence ATGGGTTACAAACATCTTGGCATATATGAAAGAATTTATATTGAGAATCAATTGAAGTTTAAAGTAAAAATTAGTGAAATAGCTAAAAATCTTAATCGAAGTATTAGTACTATTATTCGAGAAGTCAATAGAAATAAAGATAGTAATCATTATTTTTCATTAATTGCACAAAATAAAGCAGAAAACAGAAAACAATCACATGTTTATTTTCATAAGTTTAAAAATAGAGAATTAGTAAAATATGTACAACAAAAATTACTATTAGGTTGATCGCCTGAACAAATTTATGGCAGAATTAAAAATTTTCATAAAGAATGAATTATTAGTTTTAAAACAATTTACAATTGAATTTATTCTGGATTACTTGAAAAAGTTACTAATAAAAATTTAAGAAGAAAAGGTAAGAAACGAAAATCTCAAGAAAATCGCGGTAAATTTAATGGTAAATCAATTAAAGAACGAAATATTAATGTTAATAATCGTATAACTGTTGGTCATTGAGAAGGTGATACTGTAGTATCATCAAGAGGTAAAAATAAATCATGTTTAATAACTTTAGTTGAAAGAACATCAAGATTTACTTTAGCAATGTTAGTTGAAAATAGAACTACTAAAGTTGTTAACGAAAACATTAGCCATTATTTATCAATTCTTCCAAATAATCTTGTTAAGACTATAACATTTGATAGGGGTAAAGAATTTTCTAATTGACAACAACTTGAAAAAAATTTAAATGTGAAAATTTATTTTGCTAATGCGTATTCGCCTTGACAAAGAGATACTAATGAAAATACTAATGGTTTAATTAGAGAAAAATTTCCTAAAAAATTTAATTTTTCAAATACTACTAAAAATGCAGTTCATAAATTTATATTGTCTTTAAACCAAAGACCAAGAAAAATACTAAATTATCTTTCACCAATCGAATATTTGGTTAGAAAAATAATTTAG